ATACTTACTGCCGGTGCACCCTTTTGTGCAGTAATTGATTTCCTGATAGTCTTCAACGATTTTTTTGGCCCGGATGGTCGAAATCAGCTTAGCCAGCTTATCTTGCCAAAATCCACCGCCCAATCGAATAATATCGGGATCACGGAAGAGGTTATAGAGAAAAATTTTGATGTTATCCTCTGAAGTCGGACCTCCAAGGTTCATGATGACTACGCCGATATTTTTCTTTGTTTCGCTCATTTATCCAGCTAAAAAATTTCAGTTTTGTGGTGTCAGATCAGGTGTTTTCAGGGGGTTTACCCTGTCTGACAAAAGTTCACTTTTTATGTGAAGTGGTAATGAAGATTGATCGGGGTCCGCCTAATAATCTTATATTCGGATAAGAATATACGATTAGAGCGTCCTACAGACAAGGCGCAGCCTGAAAATAGATTTATTCTACATTAGAGATGGCTTGGGATACGTGTCGAACCCGGAATAAAATGCTAAGATACGCTGCCGCAAAGGCCTCGCAGGAAAAGCACTGCTGTTTATTTTACGATTCGTAATGCAGGCGCTGCACTATTGCATAAAATCCGTACTTTTCTCAGGTTATACACGCGCTGTTCCGCGCAGTTTGATTCATTAGGCTGTTATGGGGAATCAGTTACTTTTACCATCCTGATCCGCTTTCTTACATCAGTTTTGTCAAGTCAGCTGCCGTGATTTAGTAGTAGGTCTTCGGCAGTATGCTGATATAGCGCCTTTTTTTTAAATCCCTTCGCCGCAAGGCGAGCCTATGCTTTCATGCACAGCCATTTCAGGGATGTCGGTATTCTGCCGTGAACATGCTATTATAGTGAACAGCAACTGAGCTGATCCCATTTTTACTACCCAATGCGAACAATCGGATTTTCTTTCTGCTTCTTAACTGTATCTTCGACAGGAATATATTTGTCATGACTAATTCCCAAACATATCGAAACAGCCTGCCCCCCGCGTTCAGCCTGCTGTTTTTCGCACTTAGCCTGTTCCTCATTTCCTGCGATGAACGCACCGCAGATGTGCAACAGGAGTTCGTTTCTCCGGTTTTCATGCAGGGCAGCGGATTCACACTCAATCCTGCTGAGCTCAATCCCCTGAATCCGGTACCGGTCAGCTTCAACAGTTTTGACCGCATAGAAACCGGGGAGCCGCCGGTGTTCCCGACAAAGACCAATATCTTCACCAGCGGCCGCCCCGACTGGATTCGCGCTGCAGCAAGCGGTGAAAATGGGGACGTCCTGACACTGGATTCAGAAACGGTTGCAGCTTCATTCACAACCCTTGCGGCGGGTGAGCCGGAAGTCGTTGTGGCACGTGATATGGCGAGCCGCGATCACAATCCAGCCAATATCAGTAGTTTTGGAAAACTGCAGGGGCTGCGGCAAAACAACGTTGGTACCCTCACGCAGGATCAGGCCGGCAACCTTTGGTTCGGCACCGCCGGGGGCCTCACCCGCTTCGACGGATCGGCATTTTCCCACTTTGATACCGATCAGGGCCTGCTCAACAACTTTGTGCGCTATCTTTTTATCGACAGCGGAGACAACCTGTGGATTGGCTCCGAAGGCGGTGTCAGCCGCTATGACGGGCTTAGCTTTACACACTACACCGTTCAGGATGGTCTCACCCATAATGCGGTCATCAGCATAGCCGAAGACCCAAGCGGTCGCAAGTGGTTCGGCACGCGCGGCGGCGGACTAAACATTCTGGACGGGGATACTTTCATCCACTACACAACGGAGCACGGGCTGCCTTCCAACGTTGTATGGAATCTGCTTCAGGGCAGCACAGGGGCGATGTGGGTTGCCCTGCGCGGCGGCGGACTTCTGCACTATGAAGACGGCACCTTCACCCGCTACAGCACCGATAACGGACTGCCGCACAACGCGGTGCTTTCTCTGTTTGAAGACAGTGGCAATCACCTTTGGGCAGGCACAGAGAACGGCGGGGTCACCCGGTTTGACGGGCAGTACTTCCATAACTACAGCACGGCACAGGGGCTTTCGAATGATGTTGTGATGTCCATCAGTGAAGACAGATCAGGCATCATGTGGTTCGGAACCCTGCAGGGGCTTACGCGCTACGACGGCAACACCTTCACGCACATTAATGAATCGCACGGGCTGAAAAGCGACGTCGTGTTCACCCTTCTCACCGACGACTCCGGCAACCTGTGGATGGGTTCGCGCAGCGGCGGGCTGAGCCGCTACAACGGCGACGCGTTTGCGCATTTCACCACGCAGGACGGGCTCAGTATGAATATCGTGGTCAGTTCCCTGCAGGACAGCCGCGGCAGACTCTGGTTTGGTACTGAAGGCGGGGGCATCAGCCGTTTCACCAGGGCGCAGGACGGAAATCAGGCTTTTTTTGAGCATATCGGTCTGCAACAGGGGTTGCGGTTTGATAACATCATGAGCCTGACCGAAGACCGCTTCGGCCGGATCTGGATCGGAACCGCAGGCGGGGGCACACATATTTACGACAACACCCGGCCCGACCGTGAGCCACAGATCCTGTTTGCAAGCGTACCCGAAGTCTCGCTGGGCTTTGTTTTTGATATGTATGAAGACCGCTCCGGCAACCTCTGGTTTGGGACTACCGGCGGAGCTGTGAAGTTCAGCCCGCGCGCCGGAAGCAACGGGCAGGCGGGCACCTTTACGCAGTTTGGGGTCGCTGAGGGTCTGAGTAGTGAAAATGTTTTCAGTATCACAGAAGACAGGCGGGGCAATATCTGGTTTGCCACAAGCGGCGGCCTGACCCGCTACGCGCCCGACCTTGAAGGTAGTAGCGGAAGCTTCACACATTTCACCATTGAGAGCGGACTTACCTCGAACCTGATCTGGCGGGTGTTTGAAGACAGCCGCGGTACGCTGTGGCTGGGAACGCAGAGCGGCATTACAGCCATGGTACCTGATTCACAGGCGACTGAAGGCAGCTATACCCTATATCAGATTACGGAACAAACCGGGCTGATTAACAATGATGTCAGAAATATTCTGGAAGACCGCAGCGGGAACCTCTGGTTTGGCAGTAGTTTTGGGTTGAGTTCCCTAACCCCCGAAAGAGCCAAAATGCTGCTCGAAGGTGTTGCGCAGGGCGGTTTACAGGCGGATAACGTTTTCTTCCGGAACCTCAGCTATGAAGATGGCTTTCTCGGCATCGGCAACTTCCGTAACACCATTCTGGAAGATTCGGACGGCCTGATCTGGATTGGTTCAGGAGACCGCCTAACCGTGCACCGGCCGGAGACCTTTGCTGGCGCGGAAAACCTGCCTGCTCCCAAAGTACAGCTGACCGGCATTGAGCTGTTTAATCAGCGGATTGACTGGATGAATCCCGCTCTACAGGACGGTCGCACGTTGGAGCTGGCCAACGGCATTGAGATACGAAATGTGCGCTTCAGCGGCCTTACCCCCTGGTACCCGCTCCCGCAACAGCTTAGCCTAGCCTTCAACAACAATTTCATGGGTTTTAACTATGCGGGGATCAGCATGCATCAGCCGCACCTGGTTCGTTTTCGCTACAAGCTGGAAGGCATGGACGCAAACTGGAACCCGGTGACATCCCGCACGACAGCACCCTACGGTAATGTGCCGCCCGGCCGTTACACCTTCCATGTAAAAGCCATGAACAGCGAAGGCGTGTGGAGTGAAGCCTTCACCTTCCCCTTTGAAATACGCCCGCCATGGTGGCAGACGGTATGGGCCTACTTGTTTTACGCCTTGTTTTTTGCCGGCACCCTCATCGCATTTGTGCAGTACGAGCGGCGGCGCCTCGTGGAAAAAGAACGGGAGCGCGCCCGTGAAAAAGAGCTCGAACAGGCACGCGAAATCGAGACCGCGTATAAAAACCTGAAAGCTACGCAGGAACAGCTCATTCAACAGGAAAAGCTGGCTTCTCTGGGTCAGCTTACAGCCGGTATTGCGCACGAAATAAAAAACCCGCTCAATTTCGTCAACAACTTTTCGGAGCTGAGCATAGAGCTTATCGAAGAAATTTACGAAGAACTTGAACAGCTGGAAGCAAGTGAAGCCCGTGAAGAAGTTGAAGCCATTCTCGGCGACATCAAATCAAACCTTGAAAAAATTCATCAGCACGGCAGCCGGGCCGATGGTATTGTGAAATCCATGCTGCTGCACAGCCGCGGCGGATCGGGTAAATCAGAGCCTGAAGACCTGAATGCCATCATCAAAGAATACATGAACCTGGCATTCCACGGCATGAAGGCGGGCAAGAACCCCATCAACATCGGACTTCATCAGGAGCTTGATCCCGAAACTGGTGAAGTACCGCTCATTACGGAAGATTTTTCGCGGGTGCTTATTAATATGTACAACAACGCCTTCGACGCCATGCGCGAAAAGCTGCAGGCAGACCCCGACAAGACATACAAGCCTCAGCTTACGGTGAGAAGCCGTAAATCAGATGGGTTTGCCCGTATCGAAATTGAAGACAACGGGCCGGGCATACCCGAAAGCCTCAAAAATAAAATTATGCAGCCCTTCTTTACGACCAAAAAAGGCACGCAGGGCACCGGCCTTGGCCTTTCCATCACCAATGATATTATCAAGGCACACGGGGGCGAGATTAGAATTGAAACCCCCGATGACGGAACCGGCACGCGCTTTGTCATTCTGATACCAGCACCCTAACCCAGCCCTGTCCGCAGACCATACGCAACTGACACTTAATCCATCATTTTTTTGTATTATGAAAATTCTCGTTGTTGATGATGAAAAAGACGTTGAAGTACTTTTCCGGCAGAAATTTCGCCGCGAGTTAAAGAAAGGACTGCTTGAACTTACGTTTGCTTTCTCGGGTGAGGAGGCCATGGAAAAACTCGCCGCGGAACAGGCCGCTGATACCGTTTACATTTTCAGTGATATCAATATGCCCGGCATGTCGGGCCTTGAGCTGCTGGAAAAAGTAGGGGCAGCATACCCGGATATAAAAGTTAGCATGATCTCGGCTTATGCAGACAGCGGGCATTACGATCAGGCCATAGCCGCCGGCGCGCAGCACTTTTTCTCAAAACCCATCGATTTCACATCCATCAAAAAGGAAATAGAAACGCAGCTCGGAACTTCGTAAAGGAACCGGGACTGCATACTCCGTAGTTTATGACCGACAGCTGTTCAAAAATTTTAGTTGTGGACGATGAACCCGATCTGCAGCTTTTAATGAAACAAAAATTCCGGAAGAAAATCCGCAATTCGGAATACGCTTTTTTCTTCGCAGAAGACGGCCTGCAGGCCCTTGATATTATTCGAGAAGAGCAAGAAATCCATCTTATTCTCAGTGATATCAACATGCCCAATATGGACGGGCTTACCTTTCTGAATGAAGTACAGAAATTAAACCGCCGGGAATTAAAAACCGTGATGGTTTCCGCTTACGGAGATATGGAAAACATCCGTACGGCCATGAACGGCGGGGCCTACGACTTTGTGACCAAACCCATCGACTTCAGGGATTTGGAAACGACGATTGAAAAAACCCTGAGCGAAATTGAACAGTATCTTAGTGCACTTGAAGCCCAAAAACAGCTGGAAGCCCTGAGCTATGATCTCGATATGGCTGCGCGCATACAGCAAAAGCTGCTGCGCAAAGACTTTCCGGTTTACACCGATGATACGCGCTTTGAGATTTATGCAAAGATGATTGCCGCGAAATATGTGGGTGGCGATTTTTACGGCTTCTTCAAATTCGACAAAGATCACCTTGTGTTTTACACAGGTGATGTTTCCGGGAAGGGTATGCCGGCTGCGATTTATATGGCCGTTTGTCAGACCATGCTCAAAGCCATCGGTTCACAGGTACTGAGCCCTGCCGAAGCACTCACCCAAGTGAACCGCATGCTGATTCCGGAAAGTGACATCAGCACTTTTGTGACCGTCTTTTACGGCGTGCTGAATGTTTCAACCGGCACTTTTGCCTACTGTAACGGCGGCCACAACCTGCCCTGTCTGCTGAAGGCAGACGGCAGCGTTTCTGAGCTTGAAGACGTTGGCGGACTGCTGCTCGGCAAGTTCGACGGCATGCCTTATCTCGAGCAAACCATACAGCTGCACCCCGGCGATCAGATCGTGACCTTCACCGATGGTGTAACCGAAGCCGAGAACCCTTCCGGGGAAATGTACGAAGAAGAACGGCTCATCAGCTTCCTTCAGAACAATGCCGGTTCAGGGACCGACACGCTCGTAAATGCACTCTTCAGCGAAGTACAGGGTTTTGCCGGCGAAGCGCCCCAATCGGATGATATTACCGTGCTCGCTGTGCGGTTCGGGCGGGATTAAGCCCTAGCCCGCATTATTCACCAAGAAATTTTCTTGCTGGCAAGGCGAAGCTGAAAACTCAGCGGAAGGGTACCTAAGTACCCTGAGCATGAGTTTTCAGCTTCAACGCAGCCAGAGGAGAAATTTCGCAGTCTTTACACCACTCTCAAATTTGAGCTACCGGTGTTTTTCGCTAAGCCAAATTTTAGCTTACACTTAACAAATAAATTCTGTTTAATTGTGAATAATGCGGTCTAGTGCAATCAGCCGCGTGACGAAATAGTCCGCGGATTCACCCCACCTTTCAGAAGCATATCAGCATTCCGGAAACCTGCCCGCAAAAAAGGGTACCAGGGCACTGAAGCCATCACCTGAAGGTCTTCGGTAAAAGTTGTTTGCTCATCGATAAAGCGCAGCACACGCTCGATCGGATTGTTGGCAAACAGGGCCTCAAAAACCGGCACAATTTGCCCGAGATCGCGGCTCAGAATATCCAGAAGCATGAGATCATATATGCGAAACCGTGCAGATGAATCGGCTTTACGCCGGGGCACCTCAGCGGCAGACAAGGCGTCAGCAATTTGACGGGCCTGCCGGTGTATGCGGGAAAACGCATAGCCGGTTGAAGCTTTCGGAATTCCCGAAGCCGTCCCGATCAGCTGAACCCGCGCGCCTTGTGTTGCCTGATGAATGCTGTCTGCCATCGGAATAACCCCCGTTTCGGATCGCGTGATGTGATAGCTGCCGGGTTCGATTCCGAAATACCGGGTGATATAATCCGCAATAGCGGTGTCATAGGCCGCCTCGGCAAGTACGGATGGCGAAAAAAGGGTGTATTCGATCAGGGCCTTGTTTTCTGAGAAAGGCAGCACGTAAACAAATGTAGCGCCGTCCTGTTGCGGCACGCGAAAATCCATCATTCGTGCCGTTAGGGGATCAAAGACTGCTTTCTTTGTTTCTATTTCTATACCCTTAAAATGCTGCAGTAACTTAAAACGGGCACGACTTAAATCCGGCTTGCCAAACGATTTAAAAAAACATGAAGCCGAAAAGGATTTCCCTCCTACATCAATTTTTACCCCCCGGGCGGTTTCCCCATATCCCTTAATGCTCCCCCTGATTACATCCACCGCCTCAAATTCACTAAGCTTTTTGCTCATGCGCGCAAAATAATCGCCGCCCTGCACGCAGTAGTACCCCATTTTTTCCAAAGGCGCTGTAAGGGCCGTATGTCCGGCGAAAATTTCAAGCTTGTGCCAGCTATGCCGTATCGGAACCGGTTCAGGCAGCCCGTCTTTTGACCAGAAACACCACGTTTTACTTTGAGCATTTTGCTCATCGTCAGGAGACTCAATCAGGGCGATTGTTTTATCCTGCAGGCCTGGGTGTGTTGCAATGTGCCAGCATAACGACAATCCGGACAACCCGGCGCCACCTATGATATAGTCGTAATGACGCTGGGAAAAAGACATTTGATCAATAAGTATTGTTCAGCTGTCGCGGATGGGGATTAGTGGGGCAGCATGGCAGCTAAAATTCTGCCGTCATGTTCAAAAATGCCCGCATACCAGACATCATCCCACTTCCAGGAGACGACGTCATGGCCATTAAATTTTTTGATGAAGACATCATTGTGCGCATGAATATTTCCAAACGCTTCATCCAAAGGGTTGAGACCGGGGTGCGTATCAAGGTTATGCAGTTCTGACGCAAATATAAAAATTGGATCACCCTCAACCGTATGGTACTTTAAAAGCGGTGTATGGAAGCCTTCAAAAAAATCAGTGTAAAAAACCCCGACAAGTTCTGCTGCGAATATTTCAGGAACTGTGATATTGCAGCCATAGGCATCGCGCAGATAGGTTTGTGCTTCTGATACAGAATTCGGCCTGCCTTCGGGCTGAACAAAGGCACCGGCATGGTTCGTGAAATGAAGGTAAGTCAGCTCTTCAAAGGAGTGTGCAGCTTCTGAAGACGTACCAAACGGACTGTATTGCTGAACAAGAAACAGAAAGGCGGACAGGATTAAAATGGCTGCGAGCGGCATCCAGTACTTGTTGGGCTTGGTTTCTGCCTGACTGTTTTCCCGCAGGTAAGCTTCCACTTCTGCCTGCTCAGCCTGAAGCTTTTCTCGGATGATTTGATGAAGGTGCTGTGGCGCAGGTTCTTTTTTATAGTGAAGCTGCACAGTCTGTTTGGTACGCTTCTCAATAGTTATGGCTTTTTCAATAGCCGGATCGCGTTCCGCAAGGTCTTTGAGCTTTTTCTTCTCATCTGCCGTCAGTTCGCCATCAGCAAAAGCCGTGATGAGTTCGCTCAGATTTTTTTTGTCCATCATAGTAGGTACTACAAATTTCTGGTGTGTTTAATATCAAACAGCTCCCAAACACCGCGAAATTTATGGGCGGAAGCTATCAGACCTATAACAGCTATGTTGTGCCTGCTGTTCCTCAAACTGCTTTTTTATTTTCGGATAGCAATATGCTATTTCCACACGCCTCAAACCTGCATATTAAACTGACTGCGTGCCATATAGTAAACCAATTCACAAATCGTGAATCTTCAGCATTAGAAAAGTCAGGATTTACCCTTTGCTTACCATTCGTTGGCAGGTATTTCCGGACGCTTTGTTAAGCAAGATCCTGACGATTGATTCCCCCTACACAGCCGGTCGTCCTAACCCGCATTATTCACCAAGAAATTTTCTTGCTGGCAAGGCGAAGCTGAAAACTCAGCGGAAGGGTACCTAAGTACCCTGAGCATGAGTTTTCAGATTCAACGCCGCCAGCGGGGAAATTTCGCAGTCTTTACACCACACTCTATTTTGGGCTACCGGTGTTTTTCGCTAAGCTTATTATAGTCATATATTTAATAAACACATCCTGTTGAATTGTGAATAATGCGGGCTAACATCGACCCGTGTATTTAAGCGCGCTAATGTACATTGGACGAAAAAAAGCCCGCCTGACCTGTATGGTTAAGCGGGCCTTAAATGCCGGTTTTCACTTCGTTGGTTTAAAACTCAGGCTTCTGATTTACTCAGTTCGTCTACTTCTTTGAGACGCGCTTCGAGCAAATCAAAAAGCTCCATCGCATAAAAATTGCCTTCCTTACGGGTCTCCAAATCTGCAACGATTTCGCGCAACCGCTGAATGAGCCGGTCGGATTCGAAATCTTCAGACATTTCAACATAGCGGCTCAGCAACTTGCGGTCCTTGCGAAACGCCTTTTCGAAGTGCCGGAAAGCCTGTTTTGTGTAGTCGGGAAGGGCGCTCATAATCAGGCCCATGTTAAACTCCGACACCACACTTCCGGACTCCAGAATGCGGGCTTTTTTGATGTCACGCAAAGCGGCCTCCGCATCTCCCTCAAAAAAGTAAGCGAGCCCTCTCGATGACAGCGCCTCGACCTGCTGCGGGTCTTCTTCCAAAATGCTCGTAAATGCCGCAATGGAATCGGCATACCGGCCCGCATCATAGAGTAATTTTGCTTTTTGAAGCTGCGCAAAGTCGTTTTCCGGATCATTTGCAATGGCTGCTTCGGCATCACTTAAGGCCTTATCCCATTCCTTAGCGTTGCGAAGAAGCATGGCGCGGACGAGATAGGCCTCGGCATAGGTGCTGTCAAGTTCAAGTGCTTTATTGATATCCTCAAGCGCAGACGCCGGATCCTGCAGGGTTACATGGGTTTCTGCCCGGAATTTATAGGCAGCTTCAAAATCCGGATTCAGCTCTACAGCAAATGTAAAGGCGTCAAGCGCCTCCTCGTAATTTTCATCCCGCTGCTCTGAAACACCCAAAATGAACCAGTCTTCGGCATCTTTATCATCATTGCTTTTGGCTATGATTTGCCGGCAAAGTGTCTTAAGGGCCTTTTGCTGCGATTTGTTGAGTTCCCTGTTATCAAGGAGCCAGGGCAGCAATGTTTCTTTCGTCATATTAAAATTTAGGGTTGTGTCGTGTGATGGTTATTTTTGCCCATGCCAGTTACGATTCGCCTGCAGCATAAGCAAAAGACGTTTTCTTACTGTATTTCATTTGGCCCCTAAGTTATCTTAACCCGCATTATTCCCCAAGAAAATTTCCGGTGCCAGACTAATACAGAAAAGAAAGCCGATCCGTAACGGCATGCACTCAAAATTGTGAGCTTCCATACCCGTGACCGCGGAACCTGACAGCACCAGGCTTATTCTCATCTGAACTTCAGTGCTGCAACTGTAGCGTAACACATACCCATTCGCAGCACATATTTACACCCGCTTTATAATGCGGATTGAATCCCGTACTCCTGTCCCCATCTATTTTAATATGAATAATCTCCCGGCAATCGCAGAAAAAGAAACAGGTACTCCCCTTCCGCGTTTTGGACTAAAAACAGCCGCCTGCTGTCTTGTGTTGCTTTTTTTGTACATCGCAGATCTTCGACCGGCCTCCGCGCAGGTGCTCAACATCGAAAGCCTGCGCATGGACGCGGATACCTCCAAAACCTGGGCCGGCAGCCTTACTTTTGGGTTTTCCGCCTCAAA
This genomic stretch from Cyclonatronum proteinivorum harbors:
- a CDS encoding sensor histidine kinase; the protein is MTNSQTYRNSLPPAFSLLFFALSLFLISCDERTADVQQEFVSPVFMQGSGFTLNPAELNPLNPVPVSFNSFDRIETGEPPVFPTKTNIFTSGRPDWIRAAASGENGDVLTLDSETVAASFTTLAAGEPEVVVARDMASRDHNPANISSFGKLQGLRQNNVGTLTQDQAGNLWFGTAGGLTRFDGSAFSHFDTDQGLLNNFVRYLFIDSGDNLWIGSEGGVSRYDGLSFTHYTVQDGLTHNAVISIAEDPSGRKWFGTRGGGLNILDGDTFIHYTTEHGLPSNVVWNLLQGSTGAMWVALRGGGLLHYEDGTFTRYSTDNGLPHNAVLSLFEDSGNHLWAGTENGGVTRFDGQYFHNYSTAQGLSNDVVMSISEDRSGIMWFGTLQGLTRYDGNTFTHINESHGLKSDVVFTLLTDDSGNLWMGSRSGGLSRYNGDAFAHFTTQDGLSMNIVVSSLQDSRGRLWFGTEGGGISRFTRAQDGNQAFFEHIGLQQGLRFDNIMSLTEDRFGRIWIGTAGGGTHIYDNTRPDREPQILFASVPEVSLGFVFDMYEDRSGNLWFGTTGGAVKFSPRAGSNGQAGTFTQFGVAEGLSSENVFSITEDRRGNIWFATSGGLTRYAPDLEGSSGSFTHFTIESGLTSNLIWRVFEDSRGTLWLGTQSGITAMVPDSQATEGSYTLYQITEQTGLINNDVRNILEDRSGNLWFGSSFGLSSLTPERAKMLLEGVAQGGLQADNVFFRNLSYEDGFLGIGNFRNTILEDSDGLIWIGSGDRLTVHRPETFAGAENLPAPKVQLTGIELFNQRIDWMNPALQDGRTLELANGIEIRNVRFSGLTPWYPLPQQLSLAFNNNFMGFNYAGISMHQPHLVRFRYKLEGMDANWNPVTSRTTAPYGNVPPGRYTFHVKAMNSEGVWSEAFTFPFEIRPPWWQTVWAYLFYALFFAGTLIAFVQYERRRLVEKERERAREKELEQAREIETAYKNLKATQEQLIQQEKLASLGQLTAGIAHEIKNPLNFVNNFSELSIELIEEIYEELEQLEASEAREEVEAILGDIKSNLEKIHQHGSRADGIVKSMLLHSRGGSGKSEPEDLNAIIKEYMNLAFHGMKAGKNPINIGLHQELDPETGEVPLITEDFSRVLINMYNNAFDAMREKLQADPDKTYKPQLTVRSRKSDGFARIEIEDNGPGIPESLKNKIMQPFFTTKKGTQGTGLGLSITNDIIKAHGGEIRIETPDDGTGTRFVILIPAP
- a CDS encoding tetratricopeptide repeat protein; the encoded protein is MTKETLLPWLLDNRELNKSQQKALKTLCRQIIAKSNDDKDAEDWFILGVSEQRDENYEEALDAFTFAVELNPDFEAAYKFRAETHVTLQDPASALEDINKALELDSTYAEAYLVRAMLLRNAKEWDKALSDAEAAIANDPENDFAQLQKAKLLYDAGRYADSIAAFTSILEEDPQQVEALSSRGLAYFFEGDAEAALRDIKKARILESGSVVSEFNMGLIMSALPDYTKQAFRHFEKAFRKDRKLLSRYVEMSEDFESDRLIQRLREIVADLETRKEGNFYAMELFDLLEARLKEVDELSKSEA
- a CDS encoding response regulator, whose amino-acid sequence is MKILVVDDEKDVEVLFRQKFRRELKKGLLELTFAFSGEEAMEKLAAEQAADTVYIFSDINMPGMSGLELLEKVGAAYPDIKVSMISAYADSGHYDQAIAAGAQHFFSKPIDFTSIKKEIETQLGTS
- a CDS encoding anti-sigma factor family protein; translation: MMDKKNLSELITAFADGELTADEKKKLKDLAERDPAIEKAITIEKRTKQTVQLHYKKEPAPQHLHQIIREKLQAEQAEVEAYLRENSQAETKPNKYWMPLAAILILSAFLFLVQQYSPFGTSSEAAHSFEELTYLHFTNHAGAFVQPEGRPNSVSEAQTYLRDAYGCNITVPEIFAAELVGVFYTDFFEGFHTPLLKYHTVEGDPIFIFASELHNLDTHPGLNPLDEAFGNIHAHNDVFIKKFNGHDVVSWKWDDVWYAGIFEHDGRILAAMLPH
- a CDS encoding lycopene cyclase family protein; amino-acid sequence: MSFSQRHYDYIIGGAGLSGLSLCWHIATHPGLQDKTIALIESPDDEQNAQSKTWCFWSKDGLPEPVPIRHSWHKLEIFAGHTALTAPLEKMGYYCVQGGDYFARMSKKLSEFEAVDVIRGSIKGYGETARGVKIDVGGKSFSASCFFKSFGKPDLSRARFKLLQHFKGIEIETKKAVFDPLTARMMDFRVPQQDGATFVYVLPFSENKALIEYTLFSPSVLAEAAYDTAIADYITRYFGIEPGSYHITRSETGVIPMADSIHQATQGARVQLIGTASGIPKASTGYAFSRIHRQARQIADALSAAEVPRRKADSSARFRIYDLMLLDILSRDLGQIVPVFEALFANNPIERVLRFIDEQTTFTEDLQVMASVPWYPFLRAGFRNADMLLKGGVNPRTISSRG
- a CDS encoding PP2C family protein-serine/threonine phosphatase; protein product: MTDSCSKILVVDDEPDLQLLMKQKFRKKIRNSEYAFFFAEDGLQALDIIREEQEIHLILSDINMPNMDGLTFLNEVQKLNRRELKTVMVSAYGDMENIRTAMNGGAYDFVTKPIDFRDLETTIEKTLSEIEQYLSALEAQKQLEALSYDLDMAARIQQKLLRKDFPVYTDDTRFEIYAKMIAAKYVGGDFYGFFKFDKDHLVFYTGDVSGKGMPAAIYMAVCQTMLKAIGSQVLSPAEALTQVNRMLIPESDISTFVTVFYGVLNVSTGTFAYCNGGHNLPCLLKADGSVSELEDVGGLLLGKFDGMPYLEQTIQLHPGDQIVTFTDGVTEAENPSGEMYEEERLISFLQNNAGSGTDTLVNALFSEVQGFAGEAPQSDDITVLAVRFGRD